Proteins co-encoded in one Theileria equi strain WA chromosome 3, complete sequence genomic window:
- a CDS encoding hypothetical protein (encoded by transcript BEWA_010890A): MKVNRKTGKDRLDKYYHLAKEHGYRSRSAFKIIQLAKKFNFFENCNVVVDLCAAPGGWLQVASKQLPVSSTIIGVDLVQIKPIKGVLTFQADIRTAKCRSMIMNHLKGAEVDLVLHDGAPNMGCNWNMDAFNQNVLVLDAAKLASSILKKGGIFVTKIFRSADYNSLIWMLSNCFDKVKVTKPQSSRNVSAEIFAVCIGFKSLKGLDPRLFNCDYVFLSERQTHAEDNAKKSLNQLIKEKSKARKEGYEAGDFCEHTILEFLRSDNPANLLVSASRLVFRSKDSEDSDILDIIQNDPITTDEIKLLCSDIQVAGKADLQSILKWRTKILKHLPNFMPEKAVDKPDMNNIELDEESLIELEKQKLSDIVETNRKRAERKQRKLLKKRKSVGKSAAIVGVDPELFQFSSLSGNRPEDIPYSESSSSVEEIELEESELSSDDEANKILKMDIDLEVQHSLNKANEEDKQKKHSNLTRRQKVNMEKSLELTNFIDHMQYQARIDASEAKQDSDDEPDRSELISERWFDQDIFNEDIETVNVSKRRKSDPKDDFVIVPAISNAEIEASKRDEFDDLSKDSQTVEQIQALGSLMINKKTRMSLIDGTYNKRTFDDGELPSWFIEDENKHNKQELPISKDLMKKYKAKLLEIKNRPIRKVLEAKARKKMRADKKIKGILPRIESMSNDITKAGNARKLIKKVKNISSDKREKVYVVSRGIGRTKTSKPSKSGSRKIYKVVDKRLKKDKRNSKEAAKGRSKRKSRKARLH, from the exons ATGAAGGTAAATCGCAAGACTGGAAAAGATAGATTAGATAAATACTATCATTTGGCCAAGGAACATGGATATAGGTCCCGTTCCGCGTTCAAGATCATACAGTTGGCTAAAAAATTCAATTTTTTCGAGAACTGCAA TGTTGTGGTCGATCTCTGTGCTGCTCCAGGTGGATGGCTCCAAGTAGCTTCCAAACAACTTCCTGTGTCAAGTACCATTATTGGTGTTGATTTAGTACAGATTAAGCCTATAAAGGGGGTTTTAACATTTCAGGCGGACATAAGGACCGCAAAATGTCGTTCCATGATAATGAACCACCTTAAGGGTGCTGAGGTAGACCTTGTTCTCCATGATGGAGCACCAAATATGGGATGCAACTGGAATATGGATGCATTTAATCAAAATGTACTAGTTTTGGACGCTGCAAAGTTAGCTTCTAGCATTCTAAAGAAAGGAGGAATATTTGTTACGAAGATATTTAGGTCGGCAGATTATAATTCACTGATATGGATGTTGAGTAATTGTTTCGATAAGGTAAAGGTAACAAAGCCTCAAAGTAGTAGGAATGTTTCTGCCGAAATTTTTGCAGTTTGCATAGGATTTAAATCTCTGAAAGGACTTGATCCTCGGCTTTTTAATTGTGACTATGTTTTTCTCTCGGAGAGACAAACTCACGCTGAGGATAATGCTAAAAAGTCATTGAATCAGTTGATAAAGGAAAAATCCAAGGCTCGCAAAGAAGGCTATGAAGCGGGTGATTTTTGTGAGCATAccattttggaatttttgaGATCTGACAATCCGGCCAATCTTTTAGTTTCAGCTAGTCGCCTTGTCTTTAGGTCTAAAGACAGTGAAGATTCCGATATTTTGGACATTATTCAGAATGATCCTATTACTACTGACGAGATTAAGCTGTTATGTTCCGATATACAGGTTGCTGGAAAGGCTGACTTACAATCTATTTTGAAGTGGCGCACGAAGATTTTAAAGCATCTTCCTAATTTTATGCCAGAGAAGGCTGTAGATAAGCCAGACATGAATAATATTGAGCTAGATGAGGAATCTCTAATTGAATTGGAGAAGCAAAAACTAAGTGATATTGTAGAAACAAATAGGAAGCGTGCAGAACGAAAGCAAAGGAAACTATTAAAAAAGAGGAAATCTGTTGGAAAGTCTGCCGCAATTGTTGGTGTGGATCCAGaacttttccaattttCATCCTTGAGCGGTAACAGACCGGAGGATATCCCATATTCTGAGTCTTCGTCTTCAGTTGAAGAGATAGAACTTGAAGAAAGTGAATTAAGTAGTGATGATGAGGCgaataaaattttgaagatGGATATAGATTTAGAGGTGCAACATTCGCTAAACAAGGCGAACGAAGAAGATAAACAAAAAAAACACTCCAATCTCACCAGACGACAGAAAGTAAACATGGAAAAATCTTTAGAGCTTACTAATTTCATTGATCATATGCAGTATCAAGCTCGTATAGATGCCTCTGAGGCAAAGCAGGATTCCGATGATGAACCTGACAGATCCGAATTAATTTCAGAGCGTTGGTTTGATCaagatatttttaatgagGATATTGAAACAGTAAATGTTTcaaagagaagaaaaagtGATCCCAAAGATGATTTTGTGATTGTACCAGCTATATCTAATGCCGAAATAGAGGCAAGTAAGAGAGATGAATTTGACGACCTTTCTAAGGATAGCCAAACTGTAGAACAAATTCAAGCACTGGGATCCTTAATGATTAATAAAAAGACGAGAATGTCTTTAATCGATGGTACATATAACAAACGAACTTTTGATGATGGTGAACTCCCGAGTTGGTTCattgaagatgaaaacaAACATAATAAGCAAGAACTCCCAATTTCCAAAGATTTAATGAAGAAATACAAGGCAAAATTGCTTGAGATCAAAAATAGACCGATCAGAAAGGTCTTGGAAGCAAAGGCAAGAAAGAAGATGCGTGCTGATAAAAAGATTAAAGGTATACTTCCAAGGATAGAATCGATGTCTAATGATATAACTAAGGCAGGGAATGCCAGGAAATTGATCAAAAAAGTTAAGAACATCTCTTCCGATAAACGTGAAAAAGTTTATGTGGTCTCTAGAGGGATTGGTCGAACCAAAACTTCAAAGCCCTCTAAATCTGGTTCTAGAAAAATATACAAGGTTGTAGACAAGAGACTTAAGAAAGATAAACGAAATTCGAAGGAAGCGGCCAAAGGAAGAAGCAAGAGAAAATCGCGCAAGGCCCGCTTGCATTAG
- a CDS encoding vacuolar proton-translocating ATPase, putative (encoded by transcript BEWA_010900A), which translates to MYYEWSSIVGQIPPSFWGYLGIFMSLGFSVFGAATGIFLCGPSIMGGSVKSPRITVKNLVSVIFCEAIGIYGLIVSVLLINVASRFSGIDRPIDLAADVVETGKYINDVFRGWAMFAIGLIVGLSNLSCGISVGIVGSACALADAQKPQLFVKVLMVEIFASVLGLFGVIVGVILLSMVP; encoded by the exons ATGTATTATGAATGGTCATCGATTGTAGGACAAATACCTCCGTCATTTTGGGGATATTTAGGTATATTTATGTCATTAGGATTTTCTGTTTTTGGGGCCGCTAC GGGTATTTTTCTCTGTGGACCATCAATAATGGGTGGTTCAGTTAAATCACCGCGTATCACTGTTAAAAATTTGGTATCCGTTATCTTTTGTGAAGCCATCGGAATATACGGACTTATCGTATCTGTACTGCTTATCAATGTTGCATCGCGGTTTTCCGGGATAGATAGACCCATAGACTTGGCAGCAGACGTTGTAGAAACAGGAAAATACATAAATGATGTATTTAGGGGCTGGGCAATGTTCGCAATTGGATTAATTGTAGGTCTATCCAACCTATCTTGCGG TATATCTGTCGGTATAGTTGGAAGTGCTTGCGCTCTGGCTGATGCACAAAAACCACAGTTATTTGTTAAAGTTCTTATGGTTGAGATTTTTGCCAGTGTATTGG GTTTATTTGGCGTTATCGTTGGAGTAATTTTATTATCCATGGTCCCATGA
- a CDS encoding hypothetical protein (encoded by transcript BEWA_010910A), translating to MSDSGSDNYVNVYLKTCQKHDALGNSILTSNSQNDSISHLGKLKNDIASQTDQIETYLSKGNLTSQEWQKVIDLKSRTKHKLEFANNLITELLKRDLANLDKTKNVQIQRLRRIYDQHTREFNNICKQVETGYQSFMLFDSGQNEGTQGSKGVSIVDSGKAIVEAIIDIESLTEQASLNLDMLKKGNKRMGKIYSKLNTMVDKHLFNIHKLQKNIRYVMIKNRSIVSIVIGIFIFIVLYKITNGFF from the coding sequence atgAGTGATAGCGGTAGTGATAACTATGTGAATGTTTATCTTAAAACGTGTCAAAAGCACGATGCACTTGGGAACTCTATCCTTACGTCTAATTCGCAAAATGATAGCATATCACACCTAGGAAAGTTAAAAAACGATATAGCTTCTCAGACAGATCAAATCGAGACTTACTTAAGCAAAGGAAATCTCACGAGTCAGGAATGGCAAAAGGTAATTGACCTCAAAAGTCGTACAAAACACAAATTGGAGTTTGCAAACAACCTTATAACCGAACTGTTAAAACGAGATTTAGCAAATCTTGACAAAACTAAAAATGTGCAGATCCAGCGCCTGAGAAGAATATATGACCAACATACCCGTGAATTCAATAATATTTGCAAGCAGGTGGAAACTGGCTACCAGAGCTTTATGCTATTTGATTCGGGTCAAAATGAAGGTACTCAAGGCAGTAAAGGTGTTTCCATAGTGGACTCCGGAAAAGCCATAGTTGAGGCTATAATCGATATAGAATCGCTAACTGAGCAGGCTAGTCTAAACCTTGATATGTTAAAGAAGGGAAACAAAAGAATGGGTAAGATATATAGTAAATTAAATACCATGGTCGACAAACACTTGTTCAATATCCATAAACTGCAAAAGAACATACGTTATGTAATGATAAAAAACAGAAGTATCGTATCTATCGTAATAGGaatttttatctttattgTACTGTACAAAATAACAAACGGCTTCTTTTAG
- a CDS encoding hypothetical protein (encoded by transcript BEWA_010920A), whose amino-acid sequence MDIIVLNYIKKVENECNNVQLGKKWVCGLQIDAELKHLMRNGSISGLYNRIKFLAESSSAGKHRDMNNSVVKLTLVDELPKLKRSRQVVFCRILSFVSKRVTNECRDGPILDLLCGCIIDSGVKELYYDDYYLVYRLLKIGGNAGKTCLVLKLGTYTYTNEECDFESLKTEMSFIHYCQRINMTKLEDSYRLSALMFPNRGLRKH is encoded by the exons ATGGACATAATCGTCCTCAATTATATTAAAAAAGTCGAGAATGAATGTAATAATGTGCAACTAGGCAAGAAGTGGGTCTGTGGGCTCCAAATCGATGCGGAGTTAAAGCATCTCATGCGTAATGGATCTATCTCTGGGCTTTATAATAGAATAAAGTTCTTAGCAGAATCCTCTTCGGCCGGTAAACATAGAGATATGAATAACTCTGTCGTAAAACTCACCCTTGTTGATGAACTTCCAAAGCTAAAGAG GAGCAGACAAGTTGTtttttgtagaatcttaTCTTTCGTCTCTAAGCGTGTAACCAATGAATGTAGAGATGGTCCAATATTGGATCTGCTCTGTGGCTGCATTATAGATTCCG GCGTAAAGGAACTCTACTATGATGATTATTATCTGGTGTACCGGTTGCTCAAAATTGGAGGTAACGCAGGGAAGACATGCCTCGTGTTGAAACTTGGAACATATACTTACACAAACGAAGAATGTGATTTCGAAAGTCTGAAGACAGAAATGTCCTTCATACACTACTGTCAACGTATCAACATGACGAAACTTGAAGATTCATATAGGCTGAGTGCATTGATGTTCCCAAACAGGGGACTAAGAAAACACTAA
- a CDS encoding hypothetical protein (encoded by transcript BEWA_010940A): MMSTEDCKSEVYGAKAPVNPFRNDFVNELTGDMNSLKLSQRYSDRLLSQSFMNDKTHIALDCPEESGWLSGLAESCGSCNTTKTFMYDSLNTQLTHDKLDYAFDSNIPADIASDDLGFSNMTLPLLDYYPNYEGEKMNDLTPTDSHGTSPLSINKQMNPQNGMYKSTSTAYSSILSSENLSFDNSATKVTSNYRKTSYTTPVKESYVFLKILATQLVSGTIIGRGGKGLNWFRRKSKVDDIVLSMPWEVYPKTEYRTLLLKGTLKPVIKATCIIADLMNSRYSFMAEDNMMVMVVLPEVFLTAMEEIKRTTNQNVLTITLFRDDNVQHQEIVAVLKGNKSKIKDLVAAISTSISETIPPEKYCFVSYPPSDIHDSCSLLASDANNEALRRQAKWPLDSSITLGSCPKVIKQLRDNENDTLEDLFNGLESLTDHKGNIITNSTIASIINNKPEILSSNLDVHINLHENLPDSIIEVASVYNCVVTQTTGEGDKIIKCKITGPFTGCFATALIILNRTSESKEL, translated from the coding sequence ATGATGTCGACCGAAGACTGTAAGTCAGAGGTATACGGAGCAAAGGCACCTGTGAACCCTTTCAGGAATGACTTTGTGAACGAATTGACGGGTGACATGAACTCTTTGAAGTTGTCGCAGAGATATAGCGACCGATTGTTGTCTCAGAGTTTTATGAACGATAAGACTCACATAGCCCTCGACTGTCCTGAAGAATCCGGCTGGCTTTCTGGCCTAGCAGAATCTTGTGGTAGTTGCAACACAACTAAAACGTTCATGTATGATTCTCTGAACACTCAGTTGACGCATGATAAACTAGATTATGCCTTTGATAGCAATATTCCAGCTGATATAGCATCCGATGATTTAGGATTTTCGAACATGACTCTGCCTCTTTTGGACTACTATCCGAATTATGAAGGTGAGAAGATGAATGATCTGACTCCTACTGATTCACATGGTACATCGCCTTTATCAATCAACAAACAGATGAATCCACAAAACGGTATGTACAAATCGACAAGTACTGCGTACTCGAGTATTTTGTCCTCAGAAAACTTATCGTTTGATAACTCCGCCACTAAGGTGACATCAAACTACAGGAAAACATCATATACAACTCCTGTAAAGGAATCCTATGTTTTTTTGAAGATACTTGCCACACAATTGGTGTCTGGTACTATCATAGGAAGAGGTGGTAAAGGTCTTAACTGGTTTCGTCGCAAGAGTAAGGTGGATGATATTGTTTTATCCATGCCATGGGAAGTTTATCCCAAGACCGAATATAGAACATTGCTTCTTAAAGGAACACTAAAGCCAGTAATAAAGGCCACCTGTATAATTGCTGACCTGATGAATTCCAGATACTCTTTTATGGCAGAAGATAACATGATGGTCATGGTTGTCTTACCAGAAGTCTTTTTGACAGCGATGGAAGAGATAAAACGTACCACTAACCAAAACGTACTGACAATAACCCTCTTTAGGGACGACAATGTACAACATCAGGAAATCGTTGCCGTATTGAAGGGGAATAAATCAAAGATAAAGGATCTAGTTGCAGCGATATCTACATCAATTAGCGAGACCATCCCACCCGAGAAGTATTGCTTTGTTTCATACCCACCTTCCGATATTCACGATAGTTGTAGTCTATTGGCTTCTGATGCAAACAATGAAGCACTGAGAAGACAAGCAAAGTGGCCACTAGACTCGAGCATAACACTTGGCTCGTGCCCAAAAGTCATCAAACAACTCAgagataatgaaaatgacACACTGGAGGACCTGTTCAATGGTCTGGAAAGCCTGACTGATCACAAGGGAAACATCATCACGAATTCAACAATCGCTTCAATTATCAACAACAAGCCGGAAATACTATCAAGTAACCTCGATGTCCACATCAATCTTCACGAGAATCTTCCTGACAGCATCATCGAGGTCGCATCCGTGTACAACTGTGTAGTCACTCAAACGACTGGCGAGGGCGACAAAATAATCAAATGCAAAATCACTGGCCCATTCACTGGATGTTTTGCCACTGCCTTGATAATATTAAATAGGACTTCAGAATCAAAAGAATTGTAA
- a CDS encoding 40S ribosomal protein S10, putative (encoded by transcript BEWA_010950A), whose amino-acid sequence MAVVGMKYSLIPRENRVAIYEYLIKEGVLVVQKNPKIPSHPEISVPNLHVLMTMRSLKSKNYVEENCNWQHLYFTLTDQGIEFLRTYLHLPPTVFPATLTKRQNTRANLRDD is encoded by the exons ATGGCAGTCGTTGGAATGAAGTATAGTTTAATTCCAAGGGAAAACAGAGTTGCAATCTATGAGTATCTTATAAAAG AGGGCGTTTTGGTTGTACAGAAAAATCCTAAGATCCCTTCTCATCCCGAGATTAGTGTTCCAAATCTTCATGTTTTAATGACCATGAGATCTCTAAAATCCAAGAACTATGTGGAGGAGAACTGCAATTGGCAACATCTTTACTTCACGTTGACAGATCAGGGCATCGAGTTCTTGCGCACTTACCTACACCTACCCCCTACGGTGTTCCCTGCCACTCTCACAAAGAGACAGAACACACGGGCTAACCTCAGAGACGATTAG